Proteins found in one Syngnathus acus chromosome 9, fSynAcu1.2, whole genome shotgun sequence genomic segment:
- the si:ch211-225b11.1 gene encoding sodium- and chloride-dependent GABA transporter ine gives MSDEKTRALLTSDVQVTSGETDVARPTWSGRLEFILATVGYAVGLGNVWRFPYLCYSSGGGAFLIPYFIMLFLCGIPLLLMEFVIGQFTHLGPVHALAKVCPLLKGVGLATVVISYIFCTYYNVLMSWALFYLFHSFGAPPPWRTCNNSWNVFENCSSGFPGNATDLQSASQQFFDHRLLEKTSGIENVGGLQWELFGYLLLAWIIVYLCIFKGVKSTGKVVYFTASFPYFILFALLINNMQLPGAKEGVQYFVTPVWRKLFEVKVWVNAAVQVFNSLGIAFGSMISLASYNKFNNNIVRDALIVSFINSFTSILAGFVIFSAIGYMAHIHNLPVDNISTDGPGLVFVVYPEALSTMPAFQLWAPLFFFMLLCLGLDSQFATVEVALTFIKDEFRAQILQVFKREELLALVICVVSFLLGLPHVTQGGIYVFQLMDHYTAVVSLMFLAFFEVIAVCCFFGGHRISYMMEKMLGKSANIYFRICWMFICPLLVLCILVSSIIQYVPVQYGTYRYPLWADWVGWCVSLLSLIWIPIGAIHEICNNKGSFLSRLKTALTTTVELDVEDSLPEKQNLGNPVGETSVDLLNTTL, from the exons ATGAGTGACGAGAAAACGAGAGCTTTGTTAACCTCAGATGTTCAAGTGACCTCCGGAGAGACAGATGTAGCGAGACCGACATGGAGCGGGCGACTGGAGTTCATTCTGGCCACAGTGGGTTACGCGGTCGGGCTTGGCAATGTCTGGAGGTTCCCCTACCTGTGCTACAGCAGCGGCGGAG GAGCTTTTTTGATCCCCTATTTCATCATGTTATTCTTGTGTGGCATCCCTCTGCTTCTCATGGAGTTTGTTATTGGCCAGTTCACTCATCTCGGGCCAGTGCACGCCCTAGCTAAAGTCTGTCCTCTCTTAAAAG GTGTTGGCCTTGCCACAGTAGTCATATCCTACATCTTCTGCACCTACTACAATGTGCTCATGAGCTGGGCCCTTTTCTATTTGTTCCACTCCTTTGGAGCACCACCTCCCTGGAGGACTTGCAACAACAGCTGGAATGTCTTTGAGAACTGTTCCAGTGGATTTCCCGGCAATGCCACTGATCTGCAGTCAGCGAGCCAACAGTTCTTTGA TCATCGGCTTCTGGAGAAAACCAGCGGCATTGAAAATGTTGGTGGTCTTCAGTGGGAACTCTTCGGGTATCTCCTACTTGCCTGGATAATTGTCTATTTATGCATCTTTAAAGGAGTCAAGTCAACTGGCAAG GTTGTTTATTTCACAGCTTCGTTTCCGTACTTCATCTTGTTTGCCCTGCTCATTAACAATATGCAGCTACCTGGTGCCAAGGAGGGTGTCCAGTACTTTGTGACTCCTGTCTGGCGAAAACTTTTTGAAGTGAAG GTTTGGGTTAACGCAGCAGTCCAAGTATTCAATTCACTGGGAATTGCTTTTGGTTCAATGATTTCCCTGGCAAGTTACAACAAgttcaacaacaacattgtCAG AGATGCTTTGATTGTATCGTTCATCAACTCATTCACAAGCATTCTGGCTGGCTTTGTGATCTTCTCAGCTATTGGCTACATGGCACACATACATAATCTCCCTGTGGACAACATATCAACAGATG GTCCTGGTCTAGTGTTTGTCGTTTACCCTGAAGCCCTCTCCACTATGCCCGCCTTTCAGCTGTGGGCtcctctcttcttcttcatgctGCTCTGTCTTGGTCTGGACAGTCAG TTTGCCACAGTTGAGGTGGCTTTGACATTCATCAAAGATGAATTTAGAGCCCAAATTCTGCAAGTTTTCAAGAGGGAAGAGCTGCTAGCCCTGGTCATCTGTGTTGTCAGTTTTCTTCTTGGACTTCCACACGTTACTCAG ggaggtatttatgtatttcaaCTGATGGACCACTACACTGCTGTGGTGTCCCTCATGTTCTTGGCTTTCTTTGAGGTTATAGcagtctgctgtttttttg GGGGCCACCGCATCTCATATATGATGGAGAAGATGCTAGGAAAGTCTGCGAACATCTACTTTCGCATTTGCTGGATGTTTATCTGTCCTCTGCTGGTGCTG TGCATCCTGGTCTCCAGTATCATCCAGTACGTTCCTGTTCAATATGGGACGTACCGTTACCCATTGTGGGCTGACTGGGTGGGTTGGTGCGTCTCACTGCTCTCTCTGATATGGATTCCCATTGGAGCCATTCACGAGATCTGTAACAACAAAGGCTCTTTTCTCTCG aGATTGAAAACAGCTCTAACTACCACAGTCGAGCTGGATGTTGAGGATTCTctgcctgaaaaacaaaaccttgGCAACCCAGTGGGTGAAACATCAGTAGACCTTCTCAACACAACACTTTGA